One region of Mus musculus strain C57BL/6J chromosome 3, GRCm38.p6 C57BL/6J genomic DNA includes:
- the Jtb gene encoding protein JTB precursor: MLAGAGRRGLPRAGHLCWLLCAFTLKLCEAEAPVREEKLSVSTSTSPCWLAEEFVVTEECTPCSNFQIKTTPECGSTGYVEKITCSSSKRNEFKSCRSALLEQHLFWKFEGVVVAVALVFACLVIVRQRQLDRKALEKVRKQIESI, from the exons ATGCTCGCGGGCGCGGGGAGGCGTGGCCTCCCCCGGGCCGGCCACCTCTGTTGGCTGCTGTGCGCTTTCACCTTAAAACTCTG CGAGGCAGAGGCTCCGGTGCGCGAGGAGAAGCTATCAG tgAGCACTTCAACTTCGCCATGTTGGTTGGCAGAAGAGTTTGTGGTGACTGAAGAGTGTACTCCGTGTTCTAACTTCCAGATT AAAACAACACCTGAGTGTGGTTCTACAGGGTATGTGGAAAAAATCACAtgcagctcatctaagaggaatGAATTCAAAAG CTGCCGTTCGGCTCTACTGGAACAACACTTATTCTGGAAATTTGAAGGCGTTGTGGTGGCTGTAGCTTTAGTCTTCGCCTGCCTTGTCATCGTTCGTCAGCGACAACTGGACAGAAAGGCTCTTGAAAAAGTCAGGAAGCAAATTGAGTCCATATAG
- the Rab13 gene encoding ras-related protein Rab-13 isoform 1 (isoform 1 is encoded by transcript variant 1) produces the protein MAKAYDHLFKLLLIGDSGVGKTCLIIRFAEDNFNSTYISTIGIDFKIRTVDIEGKRIKLQVWDTAGQERFKTITTAYYRGAMGIILVYDITDEKSFENIQNWMKSIKENASAGVERLLLGNKCDMEAKRQVQREQAEKLAREHRIRFFETSAKSSVNVDEAFSSLARDILLKTGGRRSGTNSKPSSTGLKTSDKKKNKCLLG, from the exons ATGGCCAAAGCCTACGACCACCTCTTCAAGTTGCTGCTCATCGGGGACTCGGGGGTGGGCAAGACTTGTCTGATCATTCGCTTTGCAGAGGACAACTTCAACAGCACTTACATCTCTACCATCG GAATTGATTTCAAGATCCGAACCGTGGACATAGAGGGGAAGAGGATCAAACTGCAAGTGTG GGACACGGCTGGCCAAGAACGATTCAAGACAATAACTACCGCCTATTACCGTGGAGCCATG GGCATTATCCTCGTATATGACATCACAGATGAGAAATCCTTCGAGAATATTCAGAACTGGATGAAAAGCATCAAAGAG AATGCCTCTGCGGGAGTGGAGCGCCTCCTGCTGGGAAACAAGTGTGACATGGAGGCCAAGCGGCAGGTGCAGAGAGAGCAGGCGGAGAAG TTGGCTCGAGAGCACAGAATCCGATTTTTTGAGACGAGTGCCAAATCCAGTGTGAATGTGGATGAG GCTTTCAGTTCCCTGGCCCGTGACATCTTGCTCAAGACAGGAGGCCGGAGATCG GGAACCAACAGTAAGCCCTCAAGCACTGGCCTGAAAACATCtgacaagaagaagaacaagtgCTTGTTAGGCTGA
- the Rab13 gene encoding ras-related protein Rab-13 isoform 2 (isoform 2 is encoded by transcript variant 2): MGIILVYDITDEKSFENIQNWMKSIKENASAGVERLLLGNKCDMEAKRQVQREQAEKLAREHRIRFFETSAKSSVNVDEAFSSLARDILLKTGGRRSGTNSKPSSTGLKTSDKKKNKCLLG, from the exons ATG GGCATTATCCTCGTATATGACATCACAGATGAGAAATCCTTCGAGAATATTCAGAACTGGATGAAAAGCATCAAAGAG AATGCCTCTGCGGGAGTGGAGCGCCTCCTGCTGGGAAACAAGTGTGACATGGAGGCCAAGCGGCAGGTGCAGAGAGAGCAGGCGGAGAAG TTGGCTCGAGAGCACAGAATCCGATTTTTTGAGACGAGTGCCAAATCCAGTGTGAATGTGGATGAG GCTTTCAGTTCCCTGGCCCGTGACATCTTGCTCAAGACAGGAGGCCGGAGATCG GGAACCAACAGTAAGCCCTCAAGCACTGGCCTGAAAACATCtgacaagaagaagaacaagtgCTTGTTAGGCTGA
- the Creb3l4 gene encoding cyclic AMP-responsive element-binding protein 3-like protein 4 isoform X4, protein MVPDACTVSGLPSDSHRHILPRVSTRAPAPPAAMPSCQHHLFLTDEEKQLLAQEGITLPSHLPLTKAEERILKKIRRKIRNKQSAQDSRRRKKEYLDGLESRVAACSEQNQKLQRKVQELERQNIFLMEQVRQLQKLTAQTSSRAAQTSTCVLILLFSLALIILPSFSPFQGQSEARPEDYQLHGVISRNILTHENVTENLESPVLKSKLEELPEAPTTNGSTKTHLKMRVKARPPGQIRGMVHTDEM, encoded by the exons ATGGTCCCTGATGCATGCACAGTCAGTGGACTGCCCTCCGATTCGCATAGACAtatcctgcctagggtcagcacCAGAGCCCCAGCACCTCCTGCAGCCATG CCGTCCTGCCAACATCATCTGTTCCTGACAGATGAAGAAAAGCAACTGCTGGCACAAGAAGGGATTACTCTGCCCTCTCACCTGCCCCTCACCAAG GCAGAGGAGAGAATACTCAAGAAGATCAGGAGGAAAATCCGCAACAAGCAGTCGGCTCAGGACAGCCGGCGGCGGAAGAAAGAATACTTAGATGGGCTGGAGAGCAG AGTGGCGGCCTGTTCGGAACAGAATCAGAAACTACAGAGAAAGgtccaggagctggagaggcagaACAT CTTCTTGATGGAACAGGTCCGCCAGTTACAGAAGCTCACTGCTCAGACCTCCAGCAGAGCTGCCCAGACCAGCACCTGTGTTCTG ATTCTTCTTTTTTCACTGGCTCTCATCATCCTGCCCAGTTTCAGCCCCTTTCAGGGTCAATCAGAAGCTAGGCCCGAGGATTATCAGCTTCATGGAG TGATTTCCAGAAATATCTTGACTCACGAGAACGTAACAGAAAACCTGGAGAGTCCAGTGCTAAAGTCCAAACTGGAGGAGCTACCTGAAGCCCCAACTACAAATGgttcaacaaagacacatctgaAGATGCGAGTGAAGGCGAGACCCCCTGGACAGATCAGGGGAATGGTGCATACAGATGAGATGTAA
- the Rps27 gene encoding 40S ribosomal protein S27 codes for MPLAKDLLHPSPEEEKRKHKKKRLVQSPNSYFMDVKCPGCYKITTVFSHAQTVVLCVGCSTVLCQPTGGKARLTEGCSFRRKQH; via the exons ATGCCT CTCGCAAAGGATCTCCTTCATCCCTCtccagaagaggagaagaggaaacacaagaaaaagcGCCTGGTGCAGAGCCCCAATTCCTACTTTATGGACGTGAAATGCCCAG gatGCTATAAAATCACCACGGTCTTTAGCCATGCACAAACGGTAGTCTTGTGTGTTGGCTGCTCCACTGTCCTCTGTCAGCCTACAGGTGGAAAAGCAAGGCTGACAGAAG GATGCTCCTTCAGGAGGAAGCAGCACTGA
- the Creb3l4 gene encoding cyclic AMP-responsive element-binding protein 3-like protein 4 isoform 2 (isoform 2 is encoded by transcript variant 3), whose protein sequence is MIHCSETSPGRDSGVSEDPGSPAQQASSSPALYEVVYDSGTLQGTQREAGPTFGLISIQIDQWTPALMVPDACTVSGLPSDSHRHILPRVSTRAPAPPAAMPSCQHHLFLTDEEKQLLAQEGITLPSHLPLTKAEERILKKIRRKIRNKQSAQDSRRRKKEYLDGLESRVAACSEQNQKLQRKVQELERQNIFLMEQVRQLQKLTAQTSSRAAQTSTCVLILLFSLALIILPSFSPFQGQSEARPEDYQLHGVISRNILTHENVTENLESPVLKSKLEELPEAPTTNGSTKTHLKMRVKARPPGQIRGMVHTDEM, encoded by the exons GGTCTCTGAAGATCCTGGCTCCCCTGCCCAACAGGCTTCCAGTTCCCCTGCCCTCTATGAGGTTGTCTATGATTCAGGGACCCTACAGGGAACTCAGCGGGAAGCTGGGCCAACCTTCGGACTCATCTCTATTCAGATAG ATCAGTGGACCCCTGCACTTATGGTCCCTGATGCATGCACAGTCAGTGGACTGCCCTCCGATTCGCATAGACAtatcctgcctagggtcagcacCAGAGCCCCAGCACCTCCTGCAGCCATG CCGTCCTGCCAACATCATCTGTTCCTGACAGATGAAGAAAAGCAACTGCTGGCACAAGAAGGGATTACTCTGCCCTCTCACCTGCCCCTCACCAAG GCAGAGGAGAGAATACTCAAGAAGATCAGGAGGAAAATCCGCAACAAGCAGTCGGCTCAGGACAGCCGGCGGCGGAAGAAAGAATACTTAGATGGGCTGGAGAGCAG AGTGGCGGCCTGTTCGGAACAGAATCAGAAACTACAGAGAAAGgtccaggagctggagaggcagaACAT CTTCTTGATGGAACAGGTCCGCCAGTTACAGAAGCTCACTGCTCAGACCTCCAGCAGAGCTGCCCAGACCAGCACCTGTGTTCTG ATTCTTCTTTTTTCACTGGCTCTCATCATCCTGCCCAGTTTCAGCCCCTTTCAGGGTCAATCAGAAGCTAGGCCCGAGGATTATCAGCTTCATGGAG TGATTTCCAGAAATATCTTGACTCACGAGAACGTAACAGAAAACCTGGAGAGTCCAGTGCTAAAGTCCAAACTGGAGGAGCTACCTGAAGCCCCAACTACAAATGgttcaacaaagacacatctgaAGATGCGAGTGAAGGCGAGACCCCCTGGACAGATCAGGGGAATGGTGCATACAGATGAGATGTAA